One window of Dermacentor albipictus isolate Rhodes 1998 colony chromosome 9, USDA_Dalb.pri_finalv2, whole genome shotgun sequence genomic DNA carries:
- the LOC135901959 gene encoding serine-rich adhesin for platelets-like isoform X3 — MKAIAKEQCTSRQPAVGPIPLKSFATKDVPEKKLPVAPVVHTTPPGSGQMPQLPKGKPEVKSESDSKRGSKRDPKNKVKSSASSGNSVNIGNLGSSNASGIAKPEASSSSKPVDAPAAEPEVKKPEVTATTSAAEPPPAEPEVLFPTCSTGAVPKRIVVHASSSLSTSSSTKRGTAHGDSHSGSKGKARWASSGRIQRQASVCIPWYEEDQWYQEPQCSYWPSPPLRRLSVPARLTPAAPPSSSPPRRDLSGEGWSEVPASLRESASTENPGLLEQSLDRMARRLLLKSRSLEEEPTTGGSVVCYNDIGSKEAVDYEESLSSPGAFTPESDDPSEEDAETVRMQYRQLWQLRATFEEEETTTDCFEELSTAEAASHVAEGEEEDRRLLQQHRNTGFSTSQESEATDEQHARSSGGRAHGVPSEVRRQNYKVLLARRLQRRVDKGSADNSFDSMETDCSSTDASRTEGGVTTSSFDSTTDNTDGGGGGTGGADAQGHASRLQQMKADSGYKSMESSNGNKPAKLSRKHVPLQELHAASAGSSGGAPSSRRSALRKRRQLEGGLLQMRARSEEAPPSCSSSNLTSGPTAAEAAEALQSSSLSSEPLGSLQQEAQGKVSVFQRFFRSTRRTSSARSASSGSNGGGSGSKRLLMRDFSIDPKTDALFREFSRRDPAYDSPRSCSSSGQGASPRLGSSRLLSPQLSIEEEQGSEDSHSAMEDDWKPQGPCCDVPIARLPTD, encoded by the exons AGAAAAAGCTGCCAGTCGCTCCGGTGGTCCACACAACTCCACCTGGCTCCGGGCAGATGCCACAGCTGCCAAAAGG AAAGCCTGAGGTCAAGAGCGAGTCCGATTCCAAGCGAGGCTCCAAGCGCGACCCCAAGAACAAGGTCAAGTCGTCGGCCAGCAGCGGCAACAGCGTCAACATTGGCAACCTCGGCAGCAGCAACGCTAGCGGCATCGCCAAGCCCGAGGCCTCGTCTTCCAGCAAGCCCGTGGACGCGCCGGCGGCTGAGCCCGAGGTGAAGAAGCCGGAAGTGACAGCGACGACTTCCGCTGCGGAGCCGCCACCGGCGGAACCGGAAGTGCTCTTCCCCACCTGCAGCACGGGAGCGGTGCCCAAGCGCATCGTCGTTCACGCCTCCTCCTCCTTGTCGACTTCGTCGTCGACCAAGCGAGGCACCGCTCACGGTGACTCGCATAGCG GTTCCAAGGGCAAGGCCCGTTGGGCGTCGTCGGGCCGCATCCAGCGGCAGGCGTCGGTGTGCATACCGTGGTACGAGGAGGACCAGTGGTACCAGGAGCCGCAGTGCAGCTACTGGCCCAGCCCGCCCCTGAGGCGGCTCAGCGTGCCGGCGCGCCTGACGCCCGCTGCGCCACCGTCGTCCTCGCCGCCTCGTCGGGACCTCTCGGGCGAGGGCTGGTCCGAGGTGCCCGCTTCGCTGAGGGAGTCGGCGAGCACCGAGAACCCGGGGCTGCTGGAACAGAGCCTGGACCGGATGGCTCGCAG GTTGCTGCTGAAATCTCGCTCCCTGGAAGAGGAGCCCACGACGGGCGGCTCCGTCGTCTGCTACAACGACATCGGCAGCAAGGAGGCCGTCGACTACGAGGAGTCGCTCTCGTCGCCTGGCGCTTTTACGCCCGAGAGCGACGACCCGAGCGAGGAGGACGCCGAGACGGTGAGGATGCAGTACCGGCAGCTGTGGCAGCTCAGGGCCACCTTCGAGGAAGAGGAGACCACCACCGACTGCTTCGAAGAGCTGTCCACCGCCGAGGCCGCGTCGCACGTCGCCGAGGGCGAAGAAGAGGACCGGCGGCTCCTGCAGCAGCACCGCAACACCGGGTTCAGCACGTCGCAGGAGTCCGAGGCCACCGACGAGCAGCATGCCAGGTCGTCCGGCGGAAGAGCGCACGGGGTGCCCAGCGAGGTGCGGCGCCAGAACTACAAGGTCCTGCTGGCCCGCCGGCTGCAGCGCCGGGTCGACAAAGGTTCGGCGGACAACAGCTTCGACAGCATGGAGACCGACTGTTCCTCGACGGACGCCAGCCGGACCGAGGGCGGCGTGACCACGTCCTCGTTCGACTCGACGACCGACAATAcggacggcggcggcggcgggaccGGCGGAGCGGACGCTCAGGGGCACGCCTCCCGGCTCCAGCAGATGAAGGCCGACAGCGGCTACAAGTCCATGGAGAGCAGCAACGGCAACAAGCCGGCCAAGCTGAGCCGCAAGCACGTCCCGCTGCAGGAGCTGCACGCCGCCTCCGCCGGGAGCAGCGGCGGGGCGCCCTCTTCCAGGAGGTCGGCGCTCCGCAAGCGACGCCAGCTGGAAGGCGGACTCCTGCAGATGAGGGCCCGCTCCGAAGAGGCGCCCCCGTCGTGCTCGTCGTCCAACCTAACCTCGGGCCCGACCGCGGCCGAGGCGGCCGAGGCCCTCCAGTCTTCGAGCCTCTCCTCCGAGCCTCTGGGATCTCTGCAGCAGGAGGCCCAGGGCAAGGTGTCCGTGTTCCAGAGGTTCTTCCGCTCCACGCGCCGGACGAGCAGCGCCCGGTCGGCCTCGTCGGGAAGCAACGGCGGCGGCTCGGGCTCCAAGCGCCTGCTCATGCGCGACTTCAGCATCGACCCAAAGACTGACGCGCTGTTCCGCGAGTTCTCGAGGCGGGACCCGGCGTACGACTCGCCGCGAAGCTGCTCTTCCTCGGGCCAGGGTGCGAGCCCGAGGCTCGGTTCTTCCAGGCTGCTCTCGCCGCAGCTCAGCATCGAGGAAGAGCAAGGCTCGGAGGACTCCCACTCCGCCATGGAGGACGACTGGAAGCCTCAGGGACCCTGCTGCGACGTGCCCATCGCTAGGTTACCGACGGACTAA
- the LOC135901959 gene encoding serine-rich adhesin for platelets-like isoform X2, translating to MRDSFLRERDRAAFSFHDGFNYARHLAALLFLSSVEQCTSRQPAVGPIPLKSFATKDVPEKKLPVAPVVHTTPPGSGQMPQLPKGKPEVKSESDSKRGSKRDPKNKVKSSASSGNSVNIGNLGSSNASGIAKPEASSSSKPVDAPAAEPEVKKPEVTATTSAAEPPPAEPEVLFPTCSTGAVPKRIVVHASSSLSTSSSTKRGTAHGDSHSGSKGKARWASSGRIQRQASVCIPWYEEDQWYQEPQCSYWPSPPLRRLSVPARLTPAAPPSSSPPRRDLSGEGWSEVPASLRESASTENPGLLEQSLDRMARRLLLKSRSLEEEPTTGGSVVCYNDIGSKEAVDYEESLSSPGAFTPESDDPSEEDAETVRMQYRQLWQLRATFEEEETTTDCFEELSTAEAASHVAEGEEEDRRLLQQHRNTGFSTSQESEATDEQHARSSGGRAHGVPSEVRRQNYKVLLARRLQRRVDKGSADNSFDSMETDCSSTDASRTEGGVTTSSFDSTTDNTDGGGGGTGGADAQGHASRLQQMKADSGYKSMESSNGNKPAKLSRKHVPLQELHAASAGSSGGAPSSRRSALRKRRQLEGGLLQMRARSEEAPPSCSSSNLTSGPTAAEAAEALQSSSLSSEPLGSLQQEAQGKVSVFQRFFRSTRRTSSARSASSGSNGGGSGSKRLLMRDFSIDPKTDALFREFSRRDPAYDSPRSCSSSGQGASPRLGSSRLLSPQLSIEEEQGSEDSHSAMEDDWKPQGPCCDVPIARLPTD from the exons AGAAAAAGCTGCCAGTCGCTCCGGTGGTCCACACAACTCCACCTGGCTCCGGGCAGATGCCACAGCTGCCAAAAGG AAAGCCTGAGGTCAAGAGCGAGTCCGATTCCAAGCGAGGCTCCAAGCGCGACCCCAAGAACAAGGTCAAGTCGTCGGCCAGCAGCGGCAACAGCGTCAACATTGGCAACCTCGGCAGCAGCAACGCTAGCGGCATCGCCAAGCCCGAGGCCTCGTCTTCCAGCAAGCCCGTGGACGCGCCGGCGGCTGAGCCCGAGGTGAAGAAGCCGGAAGTGACAGCGACGACTTCCGCTGCGGAGCCGCCACCGGCGGAACCGGAAGTGCTCTTCCCCACCTGCAGCACGGGAGCGGTGCCCAAGCGCATCGTCGTTCACGCCTCCTCCTCCTTGTCGACTTCGTCGTCGACCAAGCGAGGCACCGCTCACGGTGACTCGCATAGCG GTTCCAAGGGCAAGGCCCGTTGGGCGTCGTCGGGCCGCATCCAGCGGCAGGCGTCGGTGTGCATACCGTGGTACGAGGAGGACCAGTGGTACCAGGAGCCGCAGTGCAGCTACTGGCCCAGCCCGCCCCTGAGGCGGCTCAGCGTGCCGGCGCGCCTGACGCCCGCTGCGCCACCGTCGTCCTCGCCGCCTCGTCGGGACCTCTCGGGCGAGGGCTGGTCCGAGGTGCCCGCTTCGCTGAGGGAGTCGGCGAGCACCGAGAACCCGGGGCTGCTGGAACAGAGCCTGGACCGGATGGCTCGCAG GTTGCTGCTGAAATCTCGCTCCCTGGAAGAGGAGCCCACGACGGGCGGCTCCGTCGTCTGCTACAACGACATCGGCAGCAAGGAGGCCGTCGACTACGAGGAGTCGCTCTCGTCGCCTGGCGCTTTTACGCCCGAGAGCGACGACCCGAGCGAGGAGGACGCCGAGACGGTGAGGATGCAGTACCGGCAGCTGTGGCAGCTCAGGGCCACCTTCGAGGAAGAGGAGACCACCACCGACTGCTTCGAAGAGCTGTCCACCGCCGAGGCCGCGTCGCACGTCGCCGAGGGCGAAGAAGAGGACCGGCGGCTCCTGCAGCAGCACCGCAACACCGGGTTCAGCACGTCGCAGGAGTCCGAGGCCACCGACGAGCAGCATGCCAGGTCGTCCGGCGGAAGAGCGCACGGGGTGCCCAGCGAGGTGCGGCGCCAGAACTACAAGGTCCTGCTGGCCCGCCGGCTGCAGCGCCGGGTCGACAAAGGTTCGGCGGACAACAGCTTCGACAGCATGGAGACCGACTGTTCCTCGACGGACGCCAGCCGGACCGAGGGCGGCGTGACCACGTCCTCGTTCGACTCGACGACCGACAATAcggacggcggcggcggcgggaccGGCGGAGCGGACGCTCAGGGGCACGCCTCCCGGCTCCAGCAGATGAAGGCCGACAGCGGCTACAAGTCCATGGAGAGCAGCAACGGCAACAAGCCGGCCAAGCTGAGCCGCAAGCACGTCCCGCTGCAGGAGCTGCACGCCGCCTCCGCCGGGAGCAGCGGCGGGGCGCCCTCTTCCAGGAGGTCGGCGCTCCGCAAGCGACGCCAGCTGGAAGGCGGACTCCTGCAGATGAGGGCCCGCTCCGAAGAGGCGCCCCCGTCGTGCTCGTCGTCCAACCTAACCTCGGGCCCGACCGCGGCCGAGGCGGCCGAGGCCCTCCAGTCTTCGAGCCTCTCCTCCGAGCCTCTGGGATCTCTGCAGCAGGAGGCCCAGGGCAAGGTGTCCGTGTTCCAGAGGTTCTTCCGCTCCACGCGCCGGACGAGCAGCGCCCGGTCGGCCTCGTCGGGAAGCAACGGCGGCGGCTCGGGCTCCAAGCGCCTGCTCATGCGCGACTTCAGCATCGACCCAAAGACTGACGCGCTGTTCCGCGAGTTCTCGAGGCGGGACCCGGCGTACGACTCGCCGCGAAGCTGCTCTTCCTCGGGCCAGGGTGCGAGCCCGAGGCTCGGTTCTTCCAGGCTGCTCTCGCCGCAGCTCAGCATCGAGGAAGAGCAAGGCTCGGAGGACTCCCACTCCGCCATGGAGGACGACTGGAAGCCTCAGGGACCCTGCTGCGACGTGCCCATCGCTAGGTTACCGACGGACTAA
- the LOC135901959 gene encoding serine-rich adhesin for platelets-like isoform X1: MFCLGCFGCGSEQQQQQQQQHQQPQQNGESHGATAWEQCTSRQPAVGPIPLKSFATKDVPEKKLPVAPVVHTTPPGSGQMPQLPKGKPEVKSESDSKRGSKRDPKNKVKSSASSGNSVNIGNLGSSNASGIAKPEASSSSKPVDAPAAEPEVKKPEVTATTSAAEPPPAEPEVLFPTCSTGAVPKRIVVHASSSLSTSSSTKRGTAHGDSHSGSKGKARWASSGRIQRQASVCIPWYEEDQWYQEPQCSYWPSPPLRRLSVPARLTPAAPPSSSPPRRDLSGEGWSEVPASLRESASTENPGLLEQSLDRMARRLLLKSRSLEEEPTTGGSVVCYNDIGSKEAVDYEESLSSPGAFTPESDDPSEEDAETVRMQYRQLWQLRATFEEEETTTDCFEELSTAEAASHVAEGEEEDRRLLQQHRNTGFSTSQESEATDEQHARSSGGRAHGVPSEVRRQNYKVLLARRLQRRVDKGSADNSFDSMETDCSSTDASRTEGGVTTSSFDSTTDNTDGGGGGTGGADAQGHASRLQQMKADSGYKSMESSNGNKPAKLSRKHVPLQELHAASAGSSGGAPSSRRSALRKRRQLEGGLLQMRARSEEAPPSCSSSNLTSGPTAAEAAEALQSSSLSSEPLGSLQQEAQGKVSVFQRFFRSTRRTSSARSASSGSNGGGSGSKRLLMRDFSIDPKTDALFREFSRRDPAYDSPRSCSSSGQGASPRLGSSRLLSPQLSIEEEQGSEDSHSAMEDDWKPQGPCCDVPIARLPTD; this comes from the exons AGAAAAAGCTGCCAGTCGCTCCGGTGGTCCACACAACTCCACCTGGCTCCGGGCAGATGCCACAGCTGCCAAAAGG AAAGCCTGAGGTCAAGAGCGAGTCCGATTCCAAGCGAGGCTCCAAGCGCGACCCCAAGAACAAGGTCAAGTCGTCGGCCAGCAGCGGCAACAGCGTCAACATTGGCAACCTCGGCAGCAGCAACGCTAGCGGCATCGCCAAGCCCGAGGCCTCGTCTTCCAGCAAGCCCGTGGACGCGCCGGCGGCTGAGCCCGAGGTGAAGAAGCCGGAAGTGACAGCGACGACTTCCGCTGCGGAGCCGCCACCGGCGGAACCGGAAGTGCTCTTCCCCACCTGCAGCACGGGAGCGGTGCCCAAGCGCATCGTCGTTCACGCCTCCTCCTCCTTGTCGACTTCGTCGTCGACCAAGCGAGGCACCGCTCACGGTGACTCGCATAGCG GTTCCAAGGGCAAGGCCCGTTGGGCGTCGTCGGGCCGCATCCAGCGGCAGGCGTCGGTGTGCATACCGTGGTACGAGGAGGACCAGTGGTACCAGGAGCCGCAGTGCAGCTACTGGCCCAGCCCGCCCCTGAGGCGGCTCAGCGTGCCGGCGCGCCTGACGCCCGCTGCGCCACCGTCGTCCTCGCCGCCTCGTCGGGACCTCTCGGGCGAGGGCTGGTCCGAGGTGCCCGCTTCGCTGAGGGAGTCGGCGAGCACCGAGAACCCGGGGCTGCTGGAACAGAGCCTGGACCGGATGGCTCGCAG GTTGCTGCTGAAATCTCGCTCCCTGGAAGAGGAGCCCACGACGGGCGGCTCCGTCGTCTGCTACAACGACATCGGCAGCAAGGAGGCCGTCGACTACGAGGAGTCGCTCTCGTCGCCTGGCGCTTTTACGCCCGAGAGCGACGACCCGAGCGAGGAGGACGCCGAGACGGTGAGGATGCAGTACCGGCAGCTGTGGCAGCTCAGGGCCACCTTCGAGGAAGAGGAGACCACCACCGACTGCTTCGAAGAGCTGTCCACCGCCGAGGCCGCGTCGCACGTCGCCGAGGGCGAAGAAGAGGACCGGCGGCTCCTGCAGCAGCACCGCAACACCGGGTTCAGCACGTCGCAGGAGTCCGAGGCCACCGACGAGCAGCATGCCAGGTCGTCCGGCGGAAGAGCGCACGGGGTGCCCAGCGAGGTGCGGCGCCAGAACTACAAGGTCCTGCTGGCCCGCCGGCTGCAGCGCCGGGTCGACAAAGGTTCGGCGGACAACAGCTTCGACAGCATGGAGACCGACTGTTCCTCGACGGACGCCAGCCGGACCGAGGGCGGCGTGACCACGTCCTCGTTCGACTCGACGACCGACAATAcggacggcggcggcggcgggaccGGCGGAGCGGACGCTCAGGGGCACGCCTCCCGGCTCCAGCAGATGAAGGCCGACAGCGGCTACAAGTCCATGGAGAGCAGCAACGGCAACAAGCCGGCCAAGCTGAGCCGCAAGCACGTCCCGCTGCAGGAGCTGCACGCCGCCTCCGCCGGGAGCAGCGGCGGGGCGCCCTCTTCCAGGAGGTCGGCGCTCCGCAAGCGACGCCAGCTGGAAGGCGGACTCCTGCAGATGAGGGCCCGCTCCGAAGAGGCGCCCCCGTCGTGCTCGTCGTCCAACCTAACCTCGGGCCCGACCGCGGCCGAGGCGGCCGAGGCCCTCCAGTCTTCGAGCCTCTCCTCCGAGCCTCTGGGATCTCTGCAGCAGGAGGCCCAGGGCAAGGTGTCCGTGTTCCAGAGGTTCTTCCGCTCCACGCGCCGGACGAGCAGCGCCCGGTCGGCCTCGTCGGGAAGCAACGGCGGCGGCTCGGGCTCCAAGCGCCTGCTCATGCGCGACTTCAGCATCGACCCAAAGACTGACGCGCTGTTCCGCGAGTTCTCGAGGCGGGACCCGGCGTACGACTCGCCGCGAAGCTGCTCTTCCTCGGGCCAGGGTGCGAGCCCGAGGCTCGGTTCTTCCAGGCTGCTCTCGCCGCAGCTCAGCATCGAGGAAGAGCAAGGCTCGGAGGACTCCCACTCCGCCATGGAGGACGACTGGAAGCCTCAGGGACCCTGCTGCGACGTGCCCATCGCTAGGTTACCGACGGACTAA
- the LOC135901959 gene encoding serine-rich adhesin for platelets-like isoform X5, whose amino-acid sequence MPQLPKGKPEVKSESDSKRGSKRDPKNKVKSSASSGNSVNIGNLGSSNASGIAKPEASSSSKPVDAPAAEPEVKKPEVTATTSAAEPPPAEPEVLFPTCSTGAVPKRIVVHASSSLSTSSSTKRGTAHGDSHSGSKGKARWASSGRIQRQASVCIPWYEEDQWYQEPQCSYWPSPPLRRLSVPARLTPAAPPSSSPPRRDLSGEGWSEVPASLRESASTENPGLLEQSLDRMARRLLLKSRSLEEEPTTGGSVVCYNDIGSKEAVDYEESLSSPGAFTPESDDPSEEDAETVRMQYRQLWQLRATFEEEETTTDCFEELSTAEAASHVAEGEEEDRRLLQQHRNTGFSTSQESEATDEQHARSSGGRAHGVPSEVRRQNYKVLLARRLQRRVDKGSADNSFDSMETDCSSTDASRTEGGVTTSSFDSTTDNTDGGGGGTGGADAQGHASRLQQMKADSGYKSMESSNGNKPAKLSRKHVPLQELHAASAGSSGGAPSSRRSALRKRRQLEGGLLQMRARSEEAPPSCSSSNLTSGPTAAEAAEALQSSSLSSEPLGSLQQEAQGKVSVFQRFFRSTRRTSSARSASSGSNGGGSGSKRLLMRDFSIDPKTDALFREFSRRDPAYDSPRSCSSSGQGASPRLGSSRLLSPQLSIEEEQGSEDSHSAMEDDWKPQGPCCDVPIARLPTD is encoded by the exons ATGCCACAGCTGCCAAAAGG AAAGCCTGAGGTCAAGAGCGAGTCCGATTCCAAGCGAGGCTCCAAGCGCGACCCCAAGAACAAGGTCAAGTCGTCGGCCAGCAGCGGCAACAGCGTCAACATTGGCAACCTCGGCAGCAGCAACGCTAGCGGCATCGCCAAGCCCGAGGCCTCGTCTTCCAGCAAGCCCGTGGACGCGCCGGCGGCTGAGCCCGAGGTGAAGAAGCCGGAAGTGACAGCGACGACTTCCGCTGCGGAGCCGCCACCGGCGGAACCGGAAGTGCTCTTCCCCACCTGCAGCACGGGAGCGGTGCCCAAGCGCATCGTCGTTCACGCCTCCTCCTCCTTGTCGACTTCGTCGTCGACCAAGCGAGGCACCGCTCACGGTGACTCGCATAGCG GTTCCAAGGGCAAGGCCCGTTGGGCGTCGTCGGGCCGCATCCAGCGGCAGGCGTCGGTGTGCATACCGTGGTACGAGGAGGACCAGTGGTACCAGGAGCCGCAGTGCAGCTACTGGCCCAGCCCGCCCCTGAGGCGGCTCAGCGTGCCGGCGCGCCTGACGCCCGCTGCGCCACCGTCGTCCTCGCCGCCTCGTCGGGACCTCTCGGGCGAGGGCTGGTCCGAGGTGCCCGCTTCGCTGAGGGAGTCGGCGAGCACCGAGAACCCGGGGCTGCTGGAACAGAGCCTGGACCGGATGGCTCGCAG GTTGCTGCTGAAATCTCGCTCCCTGGAAGAGGAGCCCACGACGGGCGGCTCCGTCGTCTGCTACAACGACATCGGCAGCAAGGAGGCCGTCGACTACGAGGAGTCGCTCTCGTCGCCTGGCGCTTTTACGCCCGAGAGCGACGACCCGAGCGAGGAGGACGCCGAGACGGTGAGGATGCAGTACCGGCAGCTGTGGCAGCTCAGGGCCACCTTCGAGGAAGAGGAGACCACCACCGACTGCTTCGAAGAGCTGTCCACCGCCGAGGCCGCGTCGCACGTCGCCGAGGGCGAAGAAGAGGACCGGCGGCTCCTGCAGCAGCACCGCAACACCGGGTTCAGCACGTCGCAGGAGTCCGAGGCCACCGACGAGCAGCATGCCAGGTCGTCCGGCGGAAGAGCGCACGGGGTGCCCAGCGAGGTGCGGCGCCAGAACTACAAGGTCCTGCTGGCCCGCCGGCTGCAGCGCCGGGTCGACAAAGGTTCGGCGGACAACAGCTTCGACAGCATGGAGACCGACTGTTCCTCGACGGACGCCAGCCGGACCGAGGGCGGCGTGACCACGTCCTCGTTCGACTCGACGACCGACAATAcggacggcggcggcggcgggaccGGCGGAGCGGACGCTCAGGGGCACGCCTCCCGGCTCCAGCAGATGAAGGCCGACAGCGGCTACAAGTCCATGGAGAGCAGCAACGGCAACAAGCCGGCCAAGCTGAGCCGCAAGCACGTCCCGCTGCAGGAGCTGCACGCCGCCTCCGCCGGGAGCAGCGGCGGGGCGCCCTCTTCCAGGAGGTCGGCGCTCCGCAAGCGACGCCAGCTGGAAGGCGGACTCCTGCAGATGAGGGCCCGCTCCGAAGAGGCGCCCCCGTCGTGCTCGTCGTCCAACCTAACCTCGGGCCCGACCGCGGCCGAGGCGGCCGAGGCCCTCCAGTCTTCGAGCCTCTCCTCCGAGCCTCTGGGATCTCTGCAGCAGGAGGCCCAGGGCAAGGTGTCCGTGTTCCAGAGGTTCTTCCGCTCCACGCGCCGGACGAGCAGCGCCCGGTCGGCCTCGTCGGGAAGCAACGGCGGCGGCTCGGGCTCCAAGCGCCTGCTCATGCGCGACTTCAGCATCGACCCAAAGACTGACGCGCTGTTCCGCGAGTTCTCGAGGCGGGACCCGGCGTACGACTCGCCGCGAAGCTGCTCTTCCTCGGGCCAGGGTGCGAGCCCGAGGCTCGGTTCTTCCAGGCTGCTCTCGCCGCAGCTCAGCATCGAGGAAGAGCAAGGCTCGGAGGACTCCCACTCCGCCATGGAGGACGACTGGAAGCCTCAGGGACCCTGCTGCGACGTGCCCATCGCTAGGTTACCGACGGACTAA
- the LOC135901959 gene encoding serine-rich adhesin for platelets-like isoform X4, with protein sequence MSSVPFQKKLPVAPVVHTTPPGSGQMPQLPKGKPEVKSESDSKRGSKRDPKNKVKSSASSGNSVNIGNLGSSNASGIAKPEASSSSKPVDAPAAEPEVKKPEVTATTSAAEPPPAEPEVLFPTCSTGAVPKRIVVHASSSLSTSSSTKRGTAHGDSHSGSKGKARWASSGRIQRQASVCIPWYEEDQWYQEPQCSYWPSPPLRRLSVPARLTPAAPPSSSPPRRDLSGEGWSEVPASLRESASTENPGLLEQSLDRMARRLLLKSRSLEEEPTTGGSVVCYNDIGSKEAVDYEESLSSPGAFTPESDDPSEEDAETVRMQYRQLWQLRATFEEEETTTDCFEELSTAEAASHVAEGEEEDRRLLQQHRNTGFSTSQESEATDEQHARSSGGRAHGVPSEVRRQNYKVLLARRLQRRVDKGSADNSFDSMETDCSSTDASRTEGGVTTSSFDSTTDNTDGGGGGTGGADAQGHASRLQQMKADSGYKSMESSNGNKPAKLSRKHVPLQELHAASAGSSGGAPSSRRSALRKRRQLEGGLLQMRARSEEAPPSCSSSNLTSGPTAAEAAEALQSSSLSSEPLGSLQQEAQGKVSVFQRFFRSTRRTSSARSASSGSNGGGSGSKRLLMRDFSIDPKTDALFREFSRRDPAYDSPRSCSSSGQGASPRLGSSRLLSPQLSIEEEQGSEDSHSAMEDDWKPQGPCCDVPIARLPTD encoded by the exons AGAAAAAGCTGCCAGTCGCTCCGGTGGTCCACACAACTCCACCTGGCTCCGGGCAGATGCCACAGCTGCCAAAAGG AAAGCCTGAGGTCAAGAGCGAGTCCGATTCCAAGCGAGGCTCCAAGCGCGACCCCAAGAACAAGGTCAAGTCGTCGGCCAGCAGCGGCAACAGCGTCAACATTGGCAACCTCGGCAGCAGCAACGCTAGCGGCATCGCCAAGCCCGAGGCCTCGTCTTCCAGCAAGCCCGTGGACGCGCCGGCGGCTGAGCCCGAGGTGAAGAAGCCGGAAGTGACAGCGACGACTTCCGCTGCGGAGCCGCCACCGGCGGAACCGGAAGTGCTCTTCCCCACCTGCAGCACGGGAGCGGTGCCCAAGCGCATCGTCGTTCACGCCTCCTCCTCCTTGTCGACTTCGTCGTCGACCAAGCGAGGCACCGCTCACGGTGACTCGCATAGCG GTTCCAAGGGCAAGGCCCGTTGGGCGTCGTCGGGCCGCATCCAGCGGCAGGCGTCGGTGTGCATACCGTGGTACGAGGAGGACCAGTGGTACCAGGAGCCGCAGTGCAGCTACTGGCCCAGCCCGCCCCTGAGGCGGCTCAGCGTGCCGGCGCGCCTGACGCCCGCTGCGCCACCGTCGTCCTCGCCGCCTCGTCGGGACCTCTCGGGCGAGGGCTGGTCCGAGGTGCCCGCTTCGCTGAGGGAGTCGGCGAGCACCGAGAACCCGGGGCTGCTGGAACAGAGCCTGGACCGGATGGCTCGCAG GTTGCTGCTGAAATCTCGCTCCCTGGAAGAGGAGCCCACGACGGGCGGCTCCGTCGTCTGCTACAACGACATCGGCAGCAAGGAGGCCGTCGACTACGAGGAGTCGCTCTCGTCGCCTGGCGCTTTTACGCCCGAGAGCGACGACCCGAGCGAGGAGGACGCCGAGACGGTGAGGATGCAGTACCGGCAGCTGTGGCAGCTCAGGGCCACCTTCGAGGAAGAGGAGACCACCACCGACTGCTTCGAAGAGCTGTCCACCGCCGAGGCCGCGTCGCACGTCGCCGAGGGCGAAGAAGAGGACCGGCGGCTCCTGCAGCAGCACCGCAACACCGGGTTCAGCACGTCGCAGGAGTCCGAGGCCACCGACGAGCAGCATGCCAGGTCGTCCGGCGGAAGAGCGCACGGGGTGCCCAGCGAGGTGCGGCGCCAGAACTACAAGGTCCTGCTGGCCCGCCGGCTGCAGCGCCGGGTCGACAAAGGTTCGGCGGACAACAGCTTCGACAGCATGGAGACCGACTGTTCCTCGACGGACGCCAGCCGGACCGAGGGCGGCGTGACCACGTCCTCGTTCGACTCGACGACCGACAATAcggacggcggcggcggcgggaccGGCGGAGCGGACGCTCAGGGGCACGCCTCCCGGCTCCAGCAGATGAAGGCCGACAGCGGCTACAAGTCCATGGAGAGCAGCAACGGCAACAAGCCGGCCAAGCTGAGCCGCAAGCACGTCCCGCTGCAGGAGCTGCACGCCGCCTCCGCCGGGAGCAGCGGCGGGGCGCCCTCTTCCAGGAGGTCGGCGCTCCGCAAGCGACGCCAGCTGGAAGGCGGACTCCTGCAGATGAGGGCCCGCTCCGAAGAGGCGCCCCCGTCGTGCTCGTCGTCCAACCTAACCTCGGGCCCGACCGCGGCCGAGGCGGCCGAGGCCCTCCAGTCTTCGAGCCTCTCCTCCGAGCCTCTGGGATCTCTGCAGCAGGAGGCCCAGGGCAAGGTGTCCGTGTTCCAGAGGTTCTTCCGCTCCACGCGCCGGACGAGCAGCGCCCGGTCGGCCTCGTCGGGAAGCAACGGCGGCGGCTCGGGCTCCAAGCGCCTGCTCATGCGCGACTTCAGCATCGACCCAAAGACTGACGCGCTGTTCCGCGAGTTCTCGAGGCGGGACCCGGCGTACGACTCGCCGCGAAGCTGCTCTTCCTCGGGCCAGGGTGCGAGCCCGAGGCTCGGTTCTTCCAGGCTGCTCTCGCCGCAGCTCAGCATCGAGGAAGAGCAAGGCTCGGAGGACTCCCACTCCGCCATGGAGGACGACTGGAAGCCTCAGGGACCCTGCTGCGACGTGCCCATCGCTAGGTTACCGACGGACTAA